In one window of Hymenobacter nivis DNA:
- a CDS encoding DUF885 domain-containing protein, whose amino-acid sequence MKLRYLLLPLLGALPACHPADKPAARASADARFETFKTRFIDDLWREDPGFASSVGYHKYDSLLVIPDSLQRHQAAAFGEKNLKALATFPLDSLAPGNQIDHHLLANYLHASRWEADTLRSWQWNPAAYNLGAGIGDLLNGRHFRLDRRLRNISDQLAQAPAYYAAAENNLRRPTQEHTRLAIKQNEGGLAVLGTALTDSVRGSGLSAREKKVFADRLATARLSIQSYLAFLKTDVLGARNFRSFRIGKVLFDRKFAYNIQSRYSADEVYRQALAHKTELLHDMGRRAARLYPKYLPGKSVPTDTLQLIRAVIDQLTLKHAPRNGFVAAVKQQIPTLVAFVNDHKLLTQDPSKPLVVRETPLYMRGSGAGASVSAPGPYDKGADTYYNVEPIPSTWTAAQAESYLREYNNYTLQILNIHEAIPGHYTQLVYANRSPSLVKSIFGNGAMIEGWAVYAERMMLEQGYGQNTDEMWLLWDKWNLRVTLNTILDHAVQVDNIAEKDAVALLEREGFQEQAEAEGKWLRATLSQVQLSSYFAGYTEIYALRAELKQQRGKAFDLKNFHEQFLSYGSAPVRYIRELMLRK is encoded by the coding sequence TACCACAAGTACGACTCGCTGCTGGTAATTCCCGACTCGCTGCAGCGGCACCAGGCGGCGGCGTTCGGCGAAAAAAACCTGAAGGCGCTGGCCACTTTCCCGCTCGATAGCCTGGCCCCCGGCAACCAGATTGACCATCACCTGCTGGCCAACTACCTGCACGCCAGCCGCTGGGAAGCCGACACGCTGCGCAGCTGGCAGTGGAACCCGGCCGCCTACAACCTGGGCGCCGGCATCGGCGACTTGCTCAACGGCCGCCACTTCCGGCTCGACCGCCGCCTGCGCAACATCTCCGACCAGCTGGCCCAGGCCCCGGCCTACTACGCCGCCGCCGAGAACAACCTGCGCCGCCCCACCCAAGAGCACACCCGCCTGGCCATCAAGCAGAACGAGGGCGGCCTGGCCGTGCTGGGCACTGCCCTCACCGACTCGGTGCGCGGCTCGGGCCTGAGCGCGCGGGAGAAAAAGGTATTTGCCGACCGCCTGGCCACGGCGCGCCTGTCCATCCAGAGCTACCTGGCCTTCCTGAAAACCGACGTGCTGGGGGCCCGTAATTTCCGCTCGTTCCGCATCGGCAAGGTCCTGTTCGACCGCAAGTTTGCCTACAACATTCAGTCGCGCTACTCGGCCGACGAGGTGTACCGGCAGGCGCTGGCCCACAAAACCGAGCTGCTGCACGACATGGGCCGCCGCGCTGCTCGCCTGTATCCCAAGTACTTGCCCGGCAAGTCCGTGCCCACCGACACGCTCCAGCTCATCCGCGCCGTCATCGACCAGCTCACGTTGAAGCACGCCCCGCGCAACGGCTTCGTGGCCGCCGTGAAGCAGCAGATTCCGACGCTGGTGGCCTTCGTGAACGACCACAAGCTGCTGACCCAGGACCCCAGCAAGCCGCTGGTGGTGCGCGAAACGCCGCTGTATATGCGCGGCAGTGGGGCGGGGGCCAGCGTGTCGGCCCCGGGGCCCTACGACAAGGGCGCCGATACCTATTACAACGTGGAGCCCATTCCGAGCACCTGGACGGCGGCCCAGGCCGAGAGCTATCTGCGCGAGTACAACAACTACACGCTGCAAATCCTCAACATCCACGAGGCCATTCCGGGGCACTACACGCAGCTTGTGTACGCCAACCGCTCGCCCTCGCTGGTGAAGAGTATTTTTGGCAACGGGGCCATGATCGAGGGCTGGGCCGTGTACGCCGAGCGCATGATGCTGGAGCAGGGCTATGGCCAGAACACCGACGAAATGTGGCTCCTCTGGGACAAGTGGAACCTGCGCGTGACGCTCAACACCATCCTCGACCACGCCGTGCAGGTAGACAACATAGCCGAGAAAGACGCCGTGGCGCTGCTCGAGCGCGAGGGCTTCCAGGAGCAGGCCGAGGCCGAGGGCAAGTGGCTGCGCGCCACCCTCAGCCAGGTGCAGCTGAGCAGCTACTTCGCGGGCTACACCGAAATTTATGCCCTGCGCGCCGAGCTGAAACAGCAACGCGGCAAGGCGTTTGACCTCAAGAATTTCCACGAGCAGTTTTTGAGCTATGGCAGCGCCCCGGTGCGCTACATCCGCGAACTTATGCTGCGCAAATAG